GACCGCCAACAGGGCAATGCACACGGCGGCCGTGCCCAGCCATACCCAGCTGATCCGCTTGAGCCGCCAGAGACTGGCGGTGCTGAACGCGCCCTGACCGCCGGCCACAGACGCCCCCACGCCGCCGGCTGCCGGACGGGCGGCGCCGCGGTTAGCGCTGGGCATCTTCGGTGCGGGTTCCGCCCGCGTCAAGCTCCGCCGTCGGGCCGTCAAAGTCGGTGCCGCCCACGCCGCCGGCTGGGGTGCCGCGCCAGTCCAGGACCTTCCAACCGCCCGGTGCGCTGCCGGTGCCGGGTTCGCCTTCCAGGGTGACGATTCCGGTGTTGGAGAGCTCGTGGTACCTCGTGTCCGACCAGTCAATGTTGGTGGCCCGGTGCCCGGCCCAGAAGCGGATCATGGCGCCGTGGCTGACCATCGCGACGGCACCGCCACCCTTGCCGGCGGCGGCTTCATCCACCACGTCGTCAAAGCGTTCAAGCACCTCCAGGCCCGTGTCCGCTCCGGGCATCCGCACCGAAAGGTCGCCACCCAGCCAGGACTTGACGGTTTCCAGGTAGGCCATGACGGATTCGGCGTCGCCCTTCATTTCCAGGGAGCCGGCGCTGATCTCGCGGAGCCCGGAACGTACCACCGGTTCCAGGGCACGGTCCGCGGCGAGCGGAGCCGCGGTCAGGGCCGTGCGGGTCAGGTTGGAAATGT
This genomic stretch from Arthrobacter dokdonellae harbors:
- a CDS encoding histidine phosphatase family protein, encoding MRLILIRHGQTPNNVLSLLDTAIPGPGLTSVGMEQAAAVPAALRGERINGLYISNLTRTALTAAPLAADRALEPVVRSGLREISAGSLEMKGDAESVMAYLETVKSWLGGDLSVRMPGADTGLEVLERFDDVVDEAAAGKGGGAVAMVSHGAMIRFWAGHRATNIDWSDTRYHELSNTGIVTLEGEPGTGSAPGGWKVLDWRGTPAGGVGGTDFDGPTAELDAGGTRTEDAQR